The nucleotide sequence TGACGCGGATGCCGGCGAGCTGCTGGCGCCGCCGCGTCAGCCTTCTGGTTTTGCTCAGGTTACAGACTTCATGCAGAGCAGCGCCGCAGTGGCCAGCCTGCCGATTGATCCGAGCCGCGGCACGCTGCTGGCGCAGTTACAGCGTCAGCCGCAATTGTGGGATCGCGTGCAGCAGGGCGGTTTGGTGGGCTGGGTGATTATTGCCCTCGGCGTATTCGGTCTACTGCTGGCGGCTTGGCGCATGGTCTACCTGACCCGCGTAGGTCGCCGTGTCAGTGTGCAGATGCATAACCTCAGCGCGCCGCGTACCGACAACCCGCTAGGCCGGATCATCGGCGTGCTGGGGCCAGCACCACAGTTGGCGGACCTGGAAACATTGGAATTGAGGCTTGATGAAGCCATCTTGCAGGAAACCCCGCCGCTGGAAAAAGGCCAAGGCCTGCTCAAGCTGCTCAGCGCCGTGGCGCCGCTGCTCGGCCTGCTGGGAACCGTGACCGGCATGATCGTTACGTTTCAGGCCATTACCCAAGGCGGTGGCGGTGACTCCCGATTGATGGCGGATGGCATCTCGCAAGCACTGGTCACCACTGTGCTGGGCCTGGTGGTGGCGATTCCGTTGCTGTTCCTGCACACCCTGCTGGCCAGTCGCAGCAAGGGCTTGATCCAGCTACTCGAACAACAAAGCGCCGGGCTGATTGCCCTGCACCTGTCCGGGGCGCCGCGTCGTGACTGATTGGCTGGCGCTGTGGCTGCGGGTGGTCGACAGCGGCCATGCCTTGCTGGATTTTATGAGCGCCGGCGGCGCGGTGATGTGGGCGCTGGCTGCGTTGTGCGTGGTGTTCTGGACCTTGGTCTTTGAGCGCTTTTGGTACATGCGCCGGGTGTTCCCCGAGTGGGTCAGCGAACGCCGACAAGCCTGGCAGCAGGTGCTCAGTGATGACACCGGCAACTGGCAACGCGCGGTGCGCAGTGCCTGGCTGGCGCAAGCGCAACAGCGTTTGCTGGGGCCGCTGCGTCTGGGCAAGACCTTGGTGGCCATGTACCCGCTGCTGGGGCTGCTCGGCACGGTCAGCGGCATGGTCGCCGTGTTTGACGTGCTGGCCATTAACGGCACTGGCAACCCGCGCGGCATGGCCGCTGGCGTCTGGCAAGCCACCCTGCCGACCCTGGCCGGGATGGTTTTAGCCATTACTGGATTGTTTAGCTTGGCGCGTCTTGAACGTGACGCCCGCCGGGCCCTTGAGCAGCTGGCTGATCAGCTGCGA is from Pseudomonas sp. TMP9 and encodes:
- a CDS encoding MotA/TolQ/ExbB proton channel family protein, producing MSRRVLAFALALLPALAGAAEPLTPEQLLQRIRSERAAEVSAMHSREQAFIAQGSERAQLLASARRALATQKAEADQLKAEFDRQEGLLAEQEKLLTQHVGHLGELFAVVRQSAGDVAGQWQDSLLNAQYPQRLASLKALAESRSLPSAADLDGYWMLLLEDLTASGRVEQLHVPVVGADGLRTTQRVLRVGTFSAYSDAAFLRYDADAGELLAPPRQPSGFAQVTDFMQSSAAVASLPIDPSRGTLLAQLQRQPQLWDRVQQGGLVGWVIIALGVFGLLLAAWRMVYLTRVGRRVSVQMHNLSAPRTDNPLGRIIGVLGPAPQLADLETLELRLDEAILQETPPLEKGQGLLKLLSAVAPLLGLLGTVTGMIVTFQAITQGGGGDSRLMADGISQALVTTVLGLVVAIPLLFLHTLLASRSKGLIQLLEQQSAGLIALHLSGAPRRD
- a CDS encoding MotA/TolQ/ExbB proton channel family protein; this encodes MTDWLALWLRVVDSGHALLDFMSAGGAVMWALAALCVVFWTLVFERFWYMRRVFPEWVSERRQAWQQVLSDDTGNWQRAVRSAWLAQAQQRLLGPLRLGKTLVAMYPLLGLLGTVSGMVAVFDVLAINGTGNPRGMAAGVWQATLPTLAGMVLAITGLFSLARLERDARRALEQLADQLRHD